The Camelina sativa cultivar DH55 chromosome 14, Cs, whole genome shotgun sequence genome includes a window with the following:
- the LOC104743801 gene encoding putative cyclin-T1-1 — protein sequence MAEISSWYHTREEIEKNSPSRLDGINFKEETFQRWSYTSFLQELGQRLNSPQRSIATAIVLCQRFFTRQSLAKNDPKIVATICMFIAGKVEGYPRPACDVLVVSYKVLYNIKPLKDVFERLKVTVLTGEKLVLSTLGCDLDIEHPYPLVMDWIKKSVKAEDFRRLCQAAFNFVNNTLRTSLCLQFRPCQIAAASIYLGLSMCKMKLPCDGDKAWFQEFGITKRQLAEICDQTLDLYVQDFVIPRGDCKQIKIDETRSSQALQGHQDDKGNCQT from the coding sequence ATGGCAGAAATAAGCAGCTGGTATCACACAAGGGAAGAGATAGAAAAAAACTCTCCATCGAGACTCGACGGTATCAACTTTAAGGAAGAAACTTTCCAACGTTGGTCTTACACTTCATTCCTTCAAGAGCTTGGCCAGAGACTAAACAGTCCTCAGAGGTCTATAGCCACAGCGATTGTCTTATGTCAACGGTTCTTCACTCGCCAATCACTCGCAAAGAACGACCCTAAAATAGTCGCCACCATCTGTATGTTTATCGCTGGAAAAGTCGAAGGGTATCCAAGGCCGGCTTGTGATGTCCTCGTTGTCTCTTACAAGGTTTTGTACAATATAAAACCGTTGAAAGATGTGTTCGAGAGATTGAAGGTCACTGTGTTGACAGGAGAGAAGCTTGTGCTCTCTACATTGGGATGTGATCTCGACATCGAACACCCTTATCCACTAGTGATGGACTGGATTAAGAAATCGGTTAAGGCCGAGGATTTTAGGCGTTTGTGTCAGGCTGCGTTTAACTTCGTCAATAACACACTACGGACGTCTCTTTGCCTACAATTCAGACCTTGTCAGATCGCTGCTGCTTCTATATACCTCGGGTTGAGCATGTGTAAGATGAAGTTACCTTGTGATGGAGATAAAGCGTGGTTTCAAGAGTTCGGTATTACGAAACGTCAATTGGCAGAAATTTGCGACCAGACGCTTGATCTCTATGTTCAAGACTTTGTCATTCCGAGAGGTGACTGTAAACAGATCAAGATTGATGAAACAAGATCTTCTCAGGCTCTTCAAGGTCATCAAGATGATAAGGGAAATTGTCAAACGTAG
- the LOC104742051 gene encoding transcription factor bHLH80, producing the protein MQSTNGEDGGGGGEMSRSGLSRIRSAPATWIETLLEEEEEDEGDGLKPNLCLTELLTGNNNNNNSNTSGVITSRDSFEFPSSVEQGLYSTTHQGGGFHRQNSSPADFLSGSCAGTDGFFSNFGIPASYDYLSPNVDISPTKRSRDMEEAHFSSQMKEEQMSGGISGMMDMNMDKLLEDSVPCRVRAKRGCATHPRSIAERVRRTRISDRIRRLQELVPNMDKQTNTADMLEEAVKYVKTLQSQIQELTEQQKRCICKPKEEQ; encoded by the exons ATGCAATCAACTAATGGTGAggacggtggtggaggaggagagatgAGTCGAAGTGGGTTATCTCGGATCCGTTCAGCtccagctacttggattgaaaccctacttgaagaagaagaagaagacgagggaGATGGTTTGAAACCTAATCTTTGTTTAACAGAGCTTCTTActggtaacaacaacaacaacaacagcaacaccTCTGGTGTGATAACGAGTCGTGACTCGTTCGAGTTCCCGAGTTCTGTTGAGCAGGGTTTGTATAGTACTACTCACCAAGGTGGTGGCTTTCACCGTCAGAATAGTTCTCCGGCGGATTTTCTTAGTGGGTCTTGTGCTGGGACTGATGggtttttctctaattttggGATTCCGGCGAGTTATGATTACTTGTCGCCGAACGTTGACATTTCTCCGACCAAACGGTCTAGGGATATGGAAGAAGCACACTTCTCTTCTCAGATG AAAGAAGAGCAAATGAGTGGTGGGATATCAGGAATGATGGATATGAACATGGACAAGCTTCTTGAGGATTCAGTTCCGTGTAGGGTTCGTGCTAAACGAGGTTGTGCAACTCATCCTCGTAGCATTGCCGAGCGg GTGAGGAGAACACGAATAAGCGATCGGATCAGGCGGCTGCAAGAACTTGTTCCTAACATGGATAAG CAAACCAACACTGCAGACATGTTGGAAGAAGCTGTGAAGTATGTGAAGACTCTTCAAAGCCAGATCCAG GAGTTGACAGAGCAGCAGAAGAGGTGCATATGCAAACCTAAAGAAGAACAATAA